A window of the Vicingus serpentipes genome harbors these coding sequences:
- the lpcA gene encoding D-sedoheptulose 7-phosphate isomerase: MSLKLIKNNFIEAKQILDQFLTDENNLTKIVEAGDLMVDSFLKSKKVISCGNGGSMCDAMHFAEELTGRFRENRQPLAAISISDPSHISCVGNDYGFDEIFSRYVSAVGNPGDVLLAISTSGNSKNVLRAVEVAKQKGIKVIALTGKDGGKLSEMCDVEIRAPHSQYSDRVQEIHIKVIHSLIHYIEEKLQ; the protein is encoded by the coding sequence ATGAGTTTAAAGTTAATAAAAAACAATTTTATAGAAGCTAAACAAATTTTAGACCAATTTTTGACTGATGAAAATAACTTAACTAAAATTGTTGAAGCTGGAGATTTGATGGTAGATTCATTTTTAAAAAGTAAAAAAGTAATTTCTTGTGGAAATGGAGGTTCTATGTGTGATGCAATGCATTTTGCAGAGGAATTAACAGGAAGATTTAGAGAGAATAGGCAACCTTTAGCTGCAATTTCAATTTCAGATCCATCTCATATTTCTTGTGTGGGTAATGATTATGGATTTGATGAGATTTTTTCAAGATATGTTTCAGCAGTTGGAAATCCAGGAGATGTGTTGTTGGCAATAAGTACTAGTGGAAACTCAAAGAATGTATTAAGAGCAGTTGAAGTAGCTAAGCAAAAGGGCATAAAAGTTATTGCGTTGACTGGAAAAGATGGAGGTAAGTTATCTGAAATGTGTGATGTTGAAATTAGAGCTCCACACTCTCAATACTCTGATAGAGTTCAAGAAATACACATCAAAGTAATCCATTCATTAATACATTATATAGAAGAAAAATTACAGTAA
- a CDS encoding anthranilate synthase component I family protein, which yields MNITTNTTTFLADTITPVGLHLNLRDKFYNSFLLESSDYHSNENALSFICLAPLATFKVESNSIQISGLGLDKNATIIQGSDVTLGLQQFINQFPVKEKTINGIFGYTAYDAIQYFEKINIKKNKKENAIPIINYSFYKYIIQINHFKNELTIIENLVDDEISEIDKIEKLVKTTSHPQYNFKLEGEQHSNLTDDDFKEMVKKGKFHCQRGDVFQIVLSRQFLQKFKGDEFNVYRALRSVNPSPYLFYFDFGDYKLFGSSPEAQIKVENGKATINPIAGTFKRTGNDIEDRELAEKLAADPKETAEHNMLVDLARNDLSKHGKNVRVKTYKEVQFYSHVIHLVSEVTADINQKESVQLFADTFPAGTLSGAPKYKALKLIEEYENTNRGFYGGAIGYFGFDGSVNHAITIRSFLSKKNTLYSQAGAGVVIKSNEESEMQEVKNKLGALQQALKLAEQL from the coding sequence ATGAATATTACTACAAATACGACAACTTTTTTAGCTGACACTATTACTCCTGTTGGTTTACACCTTAATTTAAGAGATAAATTTTATAATAGTTTTTTACTAGAAAGTTCTGACTATCATAGCAATGAAAATGCTTTGTCGTTTATCTGTTTAGCACCTCTCGCAACTTTTAAAGTAGAAAGCAATTCCATTCAAATTAGCGGTTTAGGTCTTGACAAAAATGCAACTATTATACAAGGGAGCGATGTAACTTTAGGATTACAACAATTCATCAATCAATTTCCAGTAAAAGAAAAAACTATTAATGGCATTTTTGGTTATACTGCTTATGACGCAATTCAATACTTTGAAAAAATAAATATTAAAAAAAATAAAAAGGAGAATGCAATTCCTATTATAAACTATAGCTTCTATAAATACATTATTCAAATCAATCATTTTAAAAATGAATTAACGATAATAGAAAATCTAGTTGATGATGAAATTAGTGAAATTGACAAAATTGAAAAGCTAGTGAAAACAACATCACACCCTCAATATAATTTTAAATTGGAAGGCGAACAACATTCTAACTTAACCGATGATGATTTTAAAGAAATGGTTAAGAAAGGAAAGTTTCATTGTCAACGAGGCGATGTTTTTCAAATAGTGCTTTCTCGTCAGTTTCTACAAAAATTTAAAGGCGATGAATTTAATGTATATCGAGCTCTTCGTTCAGTAAATCCATCACCATATTTATTTTATTTCGATTTTGGAGATTATAAGTTATTTGGATCTTCACCTGAAGCACAAATAAAAGTTGAAAATGGAAAAGCAACTATTAACCCTATAGCAGGAACATTTAAAAGAACTGGTAACGATATTGAAGATAGAGAATTAGCAGAAAAGTTAGCAGCAGATCCTAAAGAAACAGCCGAACATAATATGCTGGTAGATTTAGCAAGAAACGATTTGAGTAAACACGGAAAAAATGTAAGAGTAAAAACTTATAAAGAAGTTCAGTTTTATAGCCATGTAATACATTTAGTCTCTGAGGTAACAGCTGATATTAATCAAAAAGAATCAGTACAATTATTTGCCGATACTTTTCCTGCAGGCACATTAAGTGGAGCTCCAAAGTATAAAGCATTAAAGCTAATTGAAGAGTATGAAAATACAAACAGAGGTTTTTATGGGGGTGCAATTGGCTATTTCGGTTTTGATGGAAGTGTGAATCATGCAATTACTATTCGAAGTTTTTTAAGTAAAAAAAATACACTTTACAGTCAAGCTGGAGCAGGTGTTGTTATTAAATCTAACGAAGAAAGTGAGATGCAAGAAGTGAAAAATAAATTAGGAGCTTTACAACAAGCATTAAAATTAGCAGAACAGTTATGA
- a CDS encoding COG2426 family protein — MLTEFITTFLISISPLGEARAGIPYGVMNNLPVGWAFLVGWIANILVFPLFFKGISFSNKTLWKSRTYKKGAVYLSKRAKKKTKSSIDKYGLWGLMVFVMIPLPITGAYIGTLAAYILGMDYKKAFLAVTIGVTISSIIIAGGMYLGTSLK, encoded by the coding sequence ATGTTAACTGAATTTATCACTACTTTCTTAATTAGCATATCTCCTTTAGGAGAAGCTAGGGCAGGTATTCCCTATGGAGTTATGAATAACCTTCCTGTTGGCTGGGCTTTTTTAGTGGGATGGATTGCAAACATTTTAGTTTTTCCTCTTTTTTTTAAAGGCATTAGTTTCTCAAATAAAACTTTATGGAAGAGTCGTACTTATAAAAAAGGTGCTGTTTACTTATCGAAAAGAGCTAAAAAGAAAACTAAAAGTAGTATTGATAAATATGGTTTATGGGGATTAATGGTTTTTGTAATGATTCCTCTTCCAATTACTGGAGCATATATCGGAACATTAGCAGCCTATATTCTTGGCATGGATTATAAAAAAGCATTTTTGGCTGTAACAATTGGTGTTACAATATCAAGCATAATAATAGCTGGAGGAATGTATCTTGGAACTTCTCTTAAATAA
- the kbl gene encoding glycine C-acetyltransferase: MYGKLQSDLQKELKNIEDAGLYKKERIITTPMGAEVKVNTGDDVVIMCANNYLGLSSHPKVIEGAKKALDTHGYGMSSVRFICGTQDIHKTLEKKISDFLGMEDTILYAAAFDANGGVFEPLFGADDAIISDELNHASIIDGVRLCKAARYRYKNSDMADLEEQLKAAQAQRNRIIVTDGVFSMDGYVAKLDQICDLAEKYDAMVMVDDCHATGFIGKTGRGTHEHNNVMGRVDIITSTLGKALGGAMGGFTSGKKEVIDMLRQRSRPYLFSNSLSPSIVGASIEVFDLLSTTTELRDTLESNTNYFKDGLRRIGLEFRNGDSAIVPVMLYDAKLAQVFADKLLEEGIYAVGFFYPVVPKDLARIRVQISAAHTKAHLDKAINAFEKIAKELGVIK; this comes from the coding sequence ATGTACGGCAAATTACAATCAGATTTACAGAAAGAATTAAAGAACATAGAAGATGCTGGTCTATATAAAAAAGAACGAATTATTACTACACCTATGGGTGCTGAAGTTAAAGTTAACACAGGTGATGACGTGGTAATAATGTGTGCGAATAATTATTTGGGTTTATCTTCTCATCCAAAAGTAATAGAAGGAGCTAAAAAAGCACTTGATACTCATGGATATGGAATGTCTTCGGTTAGATTTATTTGTGGAACTCAAGATATTCATAAAACATTGGAAAAAAAGATTTCTGATTTTTTAGGTATGGAAGATACTATTCTCTATGCAGCTGCATTTGATGCTAATGGAGGAGTTTTTGAGCCATTATTTGGTGCTGATGATGCTATTATTTCTGATGAATTAAATCACGCCTCTATAATTGATGGTGTTAGATTATGTAAAGCTGCTCGTTACCGTTATAAAAATAGTGATATGGCTGACTTGGAAGAACAATTAAAAGCTGCTCAAGCTCAGCGTAACAGAATTATTGTAACAGACGGCGTGTTTTCTATGGATGGATATGTTGCTAAGTTAGATCAAATTTGCGATTTAGCTGAAAAATATGATGCGATGGTTATGGTTGATGATTGTCATGCTACAGGGTTTATTGGTAAAACGGGAAGAGGAACACACGAGCATAACAATGTAATGGGGAGGGTAGATATTATTACCTCTACTTTAGGAAAGGCTCTGGGTGGAGCAATGGGTGGTTTTACTTCAGGTAAGAAAGAGGTGATTGATATGTTACGCCAACGCTCCAGACCATATTTGTTTTCAAATTCATTATCACCTTCAATTGTAGGAGCATCAATTGAAGTATTTGACCTTTTAAGTACAACAACTGAGTTAAGAGATACTTTAGAATCGAATACGAATTATTTTAAAGATGGTTTGAGAAGAATTGGATTGGAGTTTAGAAATGGAGATTCAGCTATAGTTCCGGTAATGTTGTATGATGCAAAATTAGCTCAAGTATTTGCAGATAAATTACTAGAAGAAGGAATTTACGCTGTTGGATTCTTTTATCCAGTTGTGCCGAAAGATTTAGCACGTATTAGAGTTCAAATTTCTGCAGCTCATACTAAAGCCCATTTAGATAAAGCAATTAATGCTTTTGAAAAAATTGCTAAAGAATTGGGAGTTATAAAATAA
- a CDS encoding anthranilate synthase component II, which produces MKKILVLDNYDSFTYNLVHYIEANGKYEVDVFRNDEISIEQVNNYETIVLSPGPGLPSEAGILKDLIKTYAPTKKILGVCLGMQAIGEVYGGNLENLDTVYHGVATNLTVTDHSDLIYKNLPQNFNVGRYHSWVISREKFPEVLNITAIEENNQIMSLKHKDYNLYGVQYHPESILTENGKEIINNFLAI; this is translated from the coding sequence ATGAAAAAGATATTAGTTTTAGATAATTACGATTCATTTACGTACAATTTGGTTCATTATATTGAAGCAAATGGAAAATATGAAGTTGATGTTTTTAGAAACGATGAGATTTCTATCGAACAAGTTAACAATTACGAAACAATTGTTTTATCACCAGGCCCAGGATTACCAAGTGAAGCAGGTATTTTAAAAGATTTAATTAAAACTTATGCTCCAACTAAAAAAATACTAGGAGTTTGTTTAGGAATGCAAGCTATTGGTGAAGTTTATGGTGGTAATTTAGAAAATTTAGATACGGTTTATCACGGTGTTGCTACTAATTTAACAGTAACAGATCATTCAGATTTAATCTATAAAAATTTACCACAAAACTTCAATGTGGGGAGATATCATAGCTGGGTAATATCAAGAGAAAAATTCCCCGAAGTGTTAAATATTACTGCTATTGAGGAAAACAATCAGATTATGTCTTTAAAACATAAAGACTATAATCTTTATGGCGTTCAATATCATCCAGAATCGATATTAACTGAGAATGGAAAAGAAATCATAAATAACTTTTTAGCAATCTGA
- the gdhA gene encoding NADP-specific glutamate dehydrogenase: MSQHQAEIDAFMDGVRAKQAHESEFLQAVEEVAEAVIPFIADKPKYKEAKILERMVEPERTIMFRVPWLDDKGQIQINKGFRVEFNSAIGPYKGGLRFHPSVNLSILKFLGFEQVFKNSLTTLPMGGGKGGSDFDPKGKSDNEVMKFCQSFMTELQRHIGPDTDVPAGDIGVGGREIGYMFGQYKRLRNEFTGVLTGKGRNWGGSLIRPEATGYGTVYFAKEMLATKEDSFKGKTVVISGSGNVAQYALEKVIHLGGKVVTVSDSSGYVYAPNGFHSEHLDFLMDLKNVRRGRVKEIADKFDGFEFHEGKKPWEVACDVALPCATQNELNGDEAKMLIANGCICVAEGANMPSTPEAIAVFADAKILFSPGKASNAGGVATSGLEMSQNSLRLSWTAEEVDEKLHGIMVSIHEACVKYGKEGNYVDYVKGANIAGFVKVADSMLDQGLV; this comes from the coding sequence ATGTCACAACATCAAGCAGAAATTGACGCTTTTATGGATGGCGTTAGAGCGAAACAAGCTCACGAATCTGAATTTTTACAAGCAGTAGAAGAAGTTGCAGAAGCGGTTATTCCGTTTATTGCTGATAAACCTAAATACAAAGAGGCGAAAATTTTAGAAAGAATGGTAGAACCTGAGCGTACAATTATGTTTAGAGTGCCATGGTTAGATGATAAAGGTCAAATCCAAATTAATAAAGGATTTAGAGTTGAGTTTAACTCGGCTATTGGACCTTACAAAGGGGGGTTAAGATTTCATCCTTCAGTAAACTTATCAATTCTTAAATTTTTAGGATTTGAACAAGTTTTCAAAAACTCATTAACTACTTTGCCTATGGGTGGTGGTAAAGGTGGTTCTGATTTTGATCCTAAAGGAAAATCAGATAACGAAGTAATGAAATTCTGTCAATCATTTATGACTGAATTACAAAGACATATTGGACCAGACACTGATGTTCCTGCTGGAGATATAGGTGTTGGAGGAAGAGAAATAGGATATATGTTTGGACAATACAAAAGATTAAGAAACGAATTTACTGGAGTTTTAACTGGTAAAGGACGTAACTGGGGTGGTTCTTTAATTAGACCAGAAGCAACAGGATACGGTACAGTGTATTTTGCTAAAGAAATGCTAGCAACAAAAGAAGATTCTTTTAAAGGTAAAACAGTCGTGATTTCTGGATCAGGTAACGTTGCACAATATGCATTAGAAAAAGTTATACATTTAGGAGGTAAAGTTGTTACTGTTTCTGATTCTTCTGGATATGTTTATGCACCTAATGGTTTTCACTCAGAACATTTAGATTTCTTAATGGATCTTAAAAATGTTAGAAGAGGTAGGGTAAAAGAAATTGCTGATAAATTTGATGGTTTTGAATTCCACGAAGGGAAAAAACCGTGGGAAGTTGCTTGTGATGTTGCTTTGCCATGTGCTACTCAAAATGAGTTAAATGGAGATGAAGCTAAAATGTTAATAGCTAACGGTTGTATTTGTGTTGCTGAAGGAGCAAACATGCCATCTACACCTGAAGCAATTGCAGTTTTTGCTGATGCTAAAATATTATTTTCTCCTGGAAAAGCTTCTAATGCTGGTGGTGTTGCTACTTCTGGATTAGAAATGTCTCAAAACTCTTTAAGATTGTCTTGGACAGCAGAAGAAGTTGATGAAAAATTACATGGAATTATGGTTTCAATCCATGAAGCTTGTGTAAAATATGGTAAAGAAGGTAATTATGTTGATTATGTAAAAGGAGCAAACATTGCTGGATTCGTAAAAGTTGCAGATTCGATGTTAGATCAAGGGTTGGTTTAA
- a CDS encoding S8 family serine peptidase produces the protein MRKIALAVGLLISSFGFAQTYDSNFLDGSILFQLKKNVQTAETLKDKPESLVKNENIGDYPVLRNALKAFSISDFNRPVYHTGKDELQKIYRLKFSNYAEIDEIIKKLSQLEDVEYAEKEPIYKLNFVPNDPLYNGTGKWYHDLVGSEAAWDISQGSNSIKIAIVDNAVYADHVDLTTYKQWDIADNDADATPPAGGGWAHGTHCAGLATADINNSIGVASLGANCELIGVKATPDNAPSGDAIYYGFEGVAWACANEANVVSMSYGGTGNSTAMQNLINSYPEVVFLAAAGNDGNTVLQYPGAYDNVICVGSVNGNNSPSSFTNYNGATSFVDIAAPGGGAGSNSFGGLNSTYYSGSTGNYAAISGTSMATPFAAGLVGSMLSINPTLTPTQIENCLKTTGVPTGGTRDIGPRIDAAAALACVAATVTGDPLVQFIGAPTSIYEGQTVTFTDQSIDGGNTITDWQWSFPGGTPSSFNGQTPPAITYSTAGVYTVELTVTNTQSAATKTRTDYINVSLEPYGAWIIQNSGFTNASTGIGHMDVVDINTVWAIGQDGTGGGANYQEMTKTTDGGNNWSVQTIDIGDPNLGISMVSAIDDMNAWLVAYPQAAGQTGGIWKTTDGGANWTRQNSASYNNASSFSNVVHFWDANNGFCQGDPINGEYENYTTTDGGATWNLVNGANIPNPTAGEYGYVRDIEVVGDTVWYGTNTGRLYHSTDRGYTWNVYQTPVTDMGGSNYSFKDGYTGVLTTGGVVYKTTDAGANWTQLTTTGSVFESGLCYIEGTEVIFTTGTQGSSYSEDGGTTWNIIDTDQHTVCEFVNPTVGWSGYFTVSSVEHGIWKWNSLNTNLTADFNASPLIACVGDTIQFTDLTTGGTLTDWNWQFFGGTALDATVQNPQVYYSAPGSYSVQLTVGDAGGQTTVSKGAFITIVAAPAKPLVVGGPATVCQDSLASYGCPSVPDVFYVWQLPADWLGTSTTQNITATVGTMSGTVGVAASNVCGVSAFKTKAVTVDVCSTVGINEVENGVLNVYPNPASTALNISVDNKLLNNSINVIDVLGNIVYTNSINSNIETINISNLSKGMYFVKIEGIDNPIKFIKE, from the coding sequence ATGAGAAAAATTGCTTTGGCAGTCGGCTTACTGATAAGTAGCTTTGGGTTTGCCCAAACGTATGATTCCAATTTTTTGGATGGTAGCATCTTGTTTCAACTCAAGAAAAATGTTCAAACAGCTGAAACATTAAAAGATAAACCTGAATCATTGGTTAAAAATGAAAATATTGGTGATTACCCTGTATTAAGAAATGCTCTTAAAGCGTTCTCAATTTCAGACTTTAATCGTCCAGTTTATCACACAGGAAAAGATGAATTACAAAAAATTTATCGTTTAAAATTTAGCAATTACGCTGAAATTGATGAAATCATAAAAAAGTTAAGTCAATTAGAGGATGTAGAATATGCTGAAAAAGAACCTATTTATAAGTTAAACTTCGTACCTAATGACCCTTTATATAATGGTACTGGAAAATGGTATCATGATTTAGTTGGTTCTGAAGCTGCATGGGATATTAGCCAAGGTAGTAACTCAATAAAAATTGCAATTGTTGATAATGCAGTATATGCTGATCACGTTGATTTGACAACATATAAGCAATGGGATATTGCTGACAATGATGCTGATGCTACTCCTCCTGCTGGTGGAGGTTGGGCTCATGGAACTCACTGTGCTGGCTTAGCAACTGCCGATATTAATAATTCTATTGGTGTTGCTTCTTTAGGTGCAAATTGCGAATTAATTGGAGTTAAAGCAACTCCAGATAACGCTCCAAGTGGTGATGCAATATATTATGGATTTGAGGGTGTTGCATGGGCTTGTGCTAATGAAGCCAATGTTGTTAGCATGTCTTATGGAGGTACAGGTAACAGTACTGCTATGCAAAACTTAATTAATTCTTATCCTGAAGTGGTTTTCTTAGCTGCTGCTGGAAATGATGGGAATACAGTTTTACAATATCCAGGAGCATATGACAATGTTATTTGTGTTGGATCTGTTAATGGAAATAATTCACCTTCAAGTTTTACAAATTATAATGGTGCTACTTCTTTTGTTGATATTGCTGCACCAGGTGGAGGTGCTGGTTCAAATAGCTTTGGCGGCTTAAACAGTACATACTATAGTGGTTCTACAGGAAATTATGCTGCGATATCAGGTACTTCTATGGCAACACCATTTGCTGCTGGGCTAGTTGGTTCTATGCTAAGCATTAACCCAACTTTAACACCTACTCAAATAGAGAACTGTTTAAAAACAACTGGAGTACCAACTGGCGGCACAAGAGATATTGGACCAAGAATTGACGCTGCTGCTGCTCTAGCTTGTGTTGCTGCAACTGTTACAGGTGATCCTTTAGTTCAATTTATTGGAGCTCCAACATCAATTTATGAAGGGCAAACTGTAACATTTACAGACCAATCTATCGATGGCGGAAACACTATTACAGATTGGCAATGGTCATTCCCTGGAGGAACTCCTTCAAGTTTTAATGGTCAGACACCACCAGCTATTACTTATTCTACGGCAGGGGTTTATACCGTTGAATTAACAGTAACCAACACACAAAGTGCAGCTACAAAAACAAGAACAGACTATATTAATGTTAGCCTTGAACCTTATGGTGCTTGGATTATACAAAACTCTGGATTTACAAATGCAAGTACAGGAATTGGACACATGGATGTAGTTGATATAAATACCGTATGGGCTATTGGTCAAGATGGTACTGGTGGTGGTGCTAACTACCAAGAAATGACTAAAACAACTGATGGAGGAAATAACTGGAGCGTTCAAACAATTGACATTGGTGATCCTAACTTAGGTATTTCTATGGTTTCTGCAATAGATGACATGAATGCATGGTTGGTTGCTTATCCTCAAGCTGCTGGACAAACAGGCGGAATATGGAAAACTACAGATGGAGGAGCAAATTGGACAAGACAAAATAGTGCTTCTTATAATAATGCTTCATCTTTTAGTAATGTTGTTCATTTTTGGGACGCTAACAATGGGTTTTGCCAAGGAGATCCAATTAATGGAGAATACGAAAACTATACAACCACTGATGGTGGTGCTACATGGAATCTTGTAAATGGAGCAAACATTCCGAATCCAACAGCTGGAGAGTATGGTTATGTTAGAGACATTGAAGTAGTTGGAGACACTGTTTGGTATGGAACAAATACTGGGAGACTTTATCACTCTACAGATAGAGGATATACATGGAATGTGTACCAAACTCCTGTAACTGATATGGGTGGTTCAAATTACTCATTTAAAGACGGTTATACTGGAGTTTTAACTACTGGTGGTGTTGTATATAAAACTACAGACGCTGGAGCTAACTGGACTCAATTAACTACTACAGGATCAGTGTTTGAAAGTGGGTTGTGTTATATTGAAGGCACAGAAGTGATATTTACAACTGGTACACAAGGTTCTTCTTATAGTGAGGATGGTGGAACTACATGGAATATTATTGATACTGACCAACATACTGTTTGTGAATTTGTCAATCCAACTGTTGGTTGGTCAGGTTATTTTACTGTAAGTTCTGTTGAACATGGTATCTGGAAATGGAATAGTTTAAACACAAACTTAACTGCAGATTTTAACGCTTCTCCTTTAATTGCTTGTGTTGGTGATACTATTCAGTTTACAGATTTAACTACTGGAGGAACTCTTACTGATTGGAACTGGCAATTTTTCGGAGGGACTGCACTAGATGCAACCGTTCAAAATCCTCAAGTTTATTATTCTGCTCCAGGAAGTTACAGTGTTCAACTTACTGTTGGAGATGCTGGTGGCCAAACAACAGTATCTAAAGGTGCATTTATTACAATTGTTGCTGCTCCTGCTAAACCACTTGTTGTTGGCGGACCTGCTACTGTATGTCAAGATTCTCTTGCTAGTTATGGTTGTCCTTCAGTTCCAGATGTATTCTATGTATGGCAATTACCAGCAGATTGGTTAGGCACTAGTACTACTCAAAACATTACTGCTACGGTCGGTACAATGTCTGGAACAGTTGGTGTTGCAGCATCTAATGTTTGTGGAGTAAGTGCATTTAAAACTAAAGCTGTAACCGTAGATGTATGTAGTACAGTAGGAATTAATGAAGTTGAAAATGGTGTTTTAAATGTATATCCGAACCCAGCTTCAACTGCATTAAATATTTCTGTTGATAACAAGCTTCTTAATAACTCAATTAATGTTATTGATGTATTAGGTAACATAGTTTATACTAATTCAATCAATTCAAATATTGAAACAATTAACATTTCTAATTTATCTAAAGGAATGTACTTTGTTAAAATTGAAGGAATAGATAATCCTATCAAATTTATTAAAGAATAA
- a CDS encoding YifB family Mg chelatase-like AAA ATPase has protein sequence MLVKTFGSAVVGVDAITITVEVNVDRGMKFFMVGLPDNAVKESQQRIESALKNVGYKMPGKKTVVNMAPADIRKEGSAYDLTIAIGILAASGQIKDDRVGEYLIMGELSLDGSLQSIKGALPIAIQARKEGFKGFILPKANAREAAIVNDIEVYGVDNIKEVIEFFNGDKKLEATEIDTRKEFYENLNSVDFDFLDVKGQENIKRALEIAAAGGHNVILIGPPGAGKTMLAKRLPTILPPLSLNEALETTKIHSVGGKLAKETSLISVRPFRSPHHTISDVALVGGGGFPQPGEISLAHNGVLFLDELPEFKRTVLEVLRQPLEDRRVSISRAKFTVDYPASFMLVASMNPCPCGYYNHPEKDCVCSPGVVQKYLSKISGPLLDRIDLHVEVTPVSFNELSSKVEVSNSESSNQIRDRVIKARELQEERFSKNKGVHSNAQMNAKQLREICVIDEKAQGLLKKAMDKLGLSARAYDRILKVSRTIADLDFSEQIKTNHVAEAIQYRSLDREGWAG, from the coding sequence ATGCTAGTTAAAACTTTTGGTAGTGCTGTTGTTGGCGTTGATGCGATAACAATTACTGTTGAAGTAAATGTTGATCGTGGCATGAAATTTTTTATGGTAGGACTACCAGATAATGCTGTTAAAGAAAGTCAACAAAGAATAGAATCAGCACTGAAAAATGTAGGATATAAAATGCCTGGTAAAAAAACAGTAGTTAACATGGCACCAGCAGATATCAGAAAAGAAGGATCTGCCTACGACTTAACTATTGCTATCGGAATATTAGCAGCTTCAGGACAAATAAAAGATGATAGAGTTGGCGAATACTTAATAATGGGAGAACTTTCATTAGATGGAAGCTTACAGTCAATTAAAGGTGCTTTACCAATAGCTATTCAAGCTAGAAAAGAAGGTTTTAAAGGGTTTATTTTGCCTAAAGCTAACGCAAGAGAAGCTGCAATTGTTAACGACATTGAAGTTTATGGTGTTGATAATATTAAAGAAGTTATTGAGTTTTTTAACGGTGATAAAAAACTTGAAGCAACAGAAATTGATACCCGAAAAGAGTTTTATGAAAACTTAAACAGTGTAGATTTTGACTTTTTAGACGTTAAAGGCCAAGAGAATATTAAAAGGGCCTTGGAAATAGCTGCGGCTGGAGGGCACAATGTAATTTTAATAGGACCTCCTGGAGCAGGTAAAACAATGCTTGCAAAACGATTACCTACAATATTACCTCCGCTATCCTTAAATGAGGCACTAGAAACAACAAAAATTCATTCAGTAGGAGGTAAGTTAGCAAAAGAAACCTCTTTAATTAGTGTAAGGCCATTTCGATCGCCACACCACACCATTTCTGATGTTGCTTTAGTTGGAGGAGGTGGATTTCCTCAACCTGGTGAAATTTCTTTAGCACACAACGGAGTACTTTTTTTAGATGAATTACCTGAATTTAAACGAACAGTTCTTGAGGTGTTAAGACAACCTTTGGAAGATAGAAGAGTTTCTATTTCTAGGGCAAAATTTACTGTTGACTATCCTGCAAGTTTTATGCTGGTTGCCTCTATGAATCCATGTCCGTGTGGATATTATAATCACCCAGAGAAAGACTGTGTTTGTTCGCCTGGTGTAGTACAAAAATATTTAAGTAAAATTTCAGGACCACTATTAGATAGAATTGATTTACATGTTGAGGTTACTCCTGTATCATTTAATGAATTAAGCTCAAAGGTCGAGGTCTCTAATAGTGAAAGTAGTAATCAAATTAGGGACAGAGTTATAAAAGCAAGAGAACTTCAAGAGGAAAGATTTTCTAAAAATAAAGGGGTGCATTCAAATGCACAAATGAATGCTAAACAATTAAGAGAAATTTGTGTTATTGATGAAAAAGCTCAAGGCTTATTAAAAAAAGCAATGGATAAATTAGGTTTATCTGCAAGAGCTTATGATAGAATTTTAAAAGTAAGTAGAACTATTGCTGACCTAGATTTTTCTGAACAGATTAAAACAAACCATGTAGCTGAAGCTATTCAATATAGAAGTCTAGACAGAGAAGGGTGGGCTGGTTAA